Proteins co-encoded in one Lysobacter solisilvae genomic window:
- a CDS encoding ABC transporter permease/M1 family aminopeptidase, with protein MTFEFFKFELREQLRSPLLWVLAALFALLAFGAASSDAVQIGGGIGNVHRNAPTVIAQWLTFFTLVGMLIITIFITSALLRDFDQGTAELFFASPIRKRDYLAGRLAAAFTASLVVYMVIALGIFIAQFMPWIDPARLGPISLQPYLWTFAVQVIPNVLFTGALLALLAATTRSILWVYIGVLAFYVLYGTSAYMLKDLDNVWLATLAEPLGVRALSRTLRYWSVEERNAGLPAVAGYLLANRALWSVIALAMLAATFALFKTERSGTSRRRGKRKAVSAPAPASRSAERSASVVVPKPTPAFTAATAWQQFLRQVRFDTAGVLRSVPFLVMLVFGIANFIPSALFMSTTYETPIHPVTSQILDALQASYGFLLVIIVLFYAGELVWKERGTKINEVSDAMPVPNWVPLLAKFTTLVAVIVCFQAIGALTAVAIQLAKGHTQLEPLVYLKLLSVNCIAFILMGGMALVLQVLSNNKFIGYALLLVVVIAQAALGMMDFDHMLYTFGRWPNAPYSDMNGYGHFLPGQLWFQMYWALCLLCLLLVSLALWVRGVDQGRKQRFAIARQRMRGPLARGLIVAVLAFVAVGGWLFWNTNIRNTYLSGEQQLDLQARYEREYGKYRNLAQPRILATQTEIDLRPETQTLRVHGRYRVRNPHAQAIPEIHISVPVDDALTSIDLGGAKLVKHDKPLGYRIYRLDRPMQPGEMREVAFEMDYHPNGLTNSAPETRIVDNGSFFNNRIFPTFGYDAGGEITDRNDRRKRKLGEPRRMPKLEDTQARANPYIDDDADWLDFKTTICTAPDQIALAPGYLQKEFTRAGRRCFSYAMDRPMLNFYAYLSARWQVKKGDYVSHLPDGSTRRIPIEIYYDAHHPYNIDRMIEASRKSLAYYEANFTPYQHRQVRIIEFPGYVGTFAQSFANTIPYSEAIGFIADLRDKDNIDYVYYVTAHEVAHQWWAHQVIGGNVQGATMLSESLAQYSALMVMEKEYGRDKMRQFLKTELDGYLSGRGGERVEELPLYRNENQQYIHYQKGSLVFYRLREELGEAAVNRALKKFLQDKGFQQAPYTTSAELLTYLRAEAKPEQQALITDLFEKISFYDNRVETATAKKRADGKYEVTLELHADKRYADGKGKETAGKLDDWIEVGVFGQGKTGEEADRPVLYMERVHVTSAKPKLTVVVDQLPYEAGFDPYNKLIDRVSADNRKRVSM; from the coding sequence ATGACCTTTGAATTCTTCAAGTTCGAGCTGCGCGAGCAGCTCCGCTCTCCCCTGCTATGGGTGCTGGCGGCCCTGTTTGCTCTCCTGGCCTTCGGCGCCGCCAGCAGCGATGCCGTCCAGATTGGCGGCGGTATCGGCAATGTGCACCGCAATGCCCCAACCGTCATCGCTCAGTGGCTCACCTTCTTCACCCTGGTGGGCATGCTGATCATCACGATCTTCATCACAAGCGCCCTGCTGCGCGACTTCGACCAAGGCACGGCCGAACTGTTCTTCGCCAGCCCGATCCGAAAGCGTGATTACCTGGCCGGGCGGCTCGCCGCGGCGTTCACGGCCAGCCTGGTGGTGTACATGGTGATCGCGCTTGGCATCTTCATTGCCCAGTTCATGCCGTGGATCGACCCGGCGCGGCTGGGACCGATATCGCTGCAGCCGTACCTGTGGACGTTCGCGGTGCAGGTAATTCCCAACGTGCTGTTCACTGGCGCACTGCTGGCGCTGCTGGCCGCCACCACGCGCAGCATCCTCTGGGTATACATCGGCGTGCTGGCCTTCTACGTGCTGTACGGCACCAGCGCGTACATGCTCAAGGACCTGGACAACGTGTGGCTCGCCACGCTTGCCGAGCCCCTGGGCGTGCGCGCCCTGTCGCGCACGCTTCGCTACTGGTCGGTGGAGGAACGCAACGCCGGCCTGCCCGCCGTCGCTGGCTATCTGCTTGCCAACCGCGCGCTGTGGTCGGTCATCGCGCTGGCGATGTTGGCAGCGACGTTCGCGCTGTTCAAAACCGAACGCAGCGGCACCTCGCGTCGCCGCGGCAAGCGCAAGGCGGTGTCTGCTCCAGCACCGGCTTCGCGATCGGCAGAACGCTCGGCCTCCGTCGTGGTGCCCAAGCCCACGCCCGCCTTCACCGCCGCTACCGCATGGCAGCAGTTCCTGCGCCAGGTCCGCTTCGATACGGCTGGCGTGCTGCGCAGCGTGCCCTTCCTTGTGATGTTGGTGTTCGGCATCGCCAACTTCATCCCGTCGGCGCTGTTCATGTCGACGACGTACGAGACGCCGATCCATCCGGTCACCTCGCAGATCCTCGACGCACTACAGGCCAGCTACGGGTTCCTGCTGGTCATCATCGTGCTGTTCTACGCTGGCGAACTGGTGTGGAAGGAGCGCGGCACGAAGATCAACGAAGTGAGCGACGCCATGCCGGTGCCCAACTGGGTGCCGCTGCTGGCCAAGTTCACCACCCTTGTGGCGGTGATCGTGTGCTTCCAGGCGATCGGCGCGCTCACCGCTGTGGCCATCCAGCTGGCCAAGGGGCACACCCAACTCGAGCCACTTGTCTACCTCAAGCTGCTGTCGGTCAACTGCATCGCCTTCATCCTGATGGGCGGAATGGCGCTGGTGCTGCAGGTGCTGAGCAACAACAAGTTCATCGGCTACGCGCTGCTGCTCGTGGTCGTGATCGCGCAGGCCGCATTGGGCATGATGGATTTTGACCACATGCTCTACACGTTCGGGAGGTGGCCGAACGCTCCGTATTCGGACATGAATGGCTACGGCCACTTCCTGCCGGGGCAGTTGTGGTTTCAGATGTACTGGGCGCTGTGCCTGCTGTGCCTGCTGCTGGTGTCGCTGGCGCTGTGGGTCCGCGGCGTCGACCAGGGGCGCAAGCAGCGCTTCGCCATCGCCCGGCAGCGCATGCGCGGCCCGCTGGCGCGCGGCCTGATTGTCGCCGTGCTGGCCTTCGTTGCGGTGGGGGGCTGGCTGTTCTGGAATACCAACATCCGCAACACCTACCTCTCGGGCGAACAACAGCTCGACCTGCAGGCCCGCTACGAGCGCGAGTACGGCAAATACCGGAACTTGGCGCAGCCTCGCATCCTGGCTACGCAGACGGAGATCGACCTGCGCCCGGAAACCCAGACCCTGCGCGTCCACGGCCGCTACCGCGTGCGCAACCCGCACGCCCAGGCTATCCCTGAGATCCACATCAGCGTCCCTGTAGACGATGCACTGACGTCAATCGACCTGGGCGGGGCCAAGCTGGTCAAGCATGACAAGCCGCTGGGCTACCGCATCTACCGCCTCGACCGGCCGATGCAGCCGGGAGAGATGCGCGAGGTCGCCTTCGAGATGGACTACCACCCCAACGGCCTGACCAATAGCGCGCCCGAGACCCGGATCGTCGACAACGGCAGCTTCTTCAACAACCGCATCTTCCCCACCTTCGGCTACGACGCCGGCGGCGAGATCACCGACCGCAACGATCGCCGCAAGCGCAAGCTCGGCGAGCCGCGCCGAATGCCCAAGCTCGAGGACACCCAAGCCCGCGCCAATCCCTACATCGACGACGACGCCGACTGGCTGGACTTCAAGACCACCATCTGCACCGCTCCGGACCAGATCGCACTGGCACCGGGCTACCTGCAGAAGGAGTTCACCCGCGCAGGCCGCCGCTGCTTCAGTTACGCCATGGACCGGCCGATGCTGAACTTCTACGCCTACCTGTCGGCACGCTGGCAGGTGAAAAAGGGCGACTACGTCAGCCACCTGCCCGACGGGAGCACCCGCCGCATCCCGATCGAGATCTATTACGACGCGCACCACCCGTACAACATCGATCGAATGATCGAGGCTTCCCGCAAGTCGCTTGCCTACTACGAGGCCAACTTCACGCCGTACCAGCACCGACAGGTGCGCATCATCGAGTTCCCGGGATATGTCGGCACCTTCGCCCAGTCCTTCGCCAACACCATTCCCTATTCGGAAGCCATTGGTTTCATCGCCGACCTGCGCGACAAGGACAACATCGACTACGTCTACTACGTGACCGCGCACGAGGTCGCCCACCAGTGGTGGGCGCACCAGGTGATCGGCGGCAACGTCCAGGGCGCGACGATGCTGAGTGAGTCGCTGGCCCAATACTCCGCGCTGATGGTGATGGAGAAGGAATACGGCCGCGACAAGATGCGCCAGTTCCTGAAGACCGAACTGGATGGCTATCTGTCCGGTCGCGGCGGCGAGCGAGTGGAGGAATTGCCGCTGTACCGCAACGAAAACCAGCAGTACATCCACTACCAGAAAGGCTCGCTGGTCTTCTACCGCCTGCGCGAGGAGCTTGGCGAGGCCGCGGTGAACCGCGCCCTGAAGAAGTTCCTGCAGGACAAGGGCTTCCAGCAAGCGCCCTACACGACCTCGGCCGAGCTGCTGACCTACCTGCGCGCCGAGGCCAAGCCGGAGCAGCAGGCGCTGATCACCGACCTGTTCGAGAAGATCAGCTTCTACGACAACCGCGTCGAGACCGCGACGGCGAAGAAGCGCGCCGACGGCAAGTACGAGGTCACCCTCGAACTGCACGCCGACAAGCGCTATGCCGACGGCAAGGGCAAGGAGACCGCCGGCAAGCTCGACGACTGGATCGAGGTGGGCGTGTTCGGCCAGGGCAAGACCGGCGAGGAAGCCGATCGACCGGTGCTGTACATGGAGCGCGTCCACGTCACCAGCGCGAAGCCGAAGCTGACGGTGGTGGTCGACCAGCTGCCTTACGAGGCCGGCTTCGACCCCTACAACAAGCTGATCGACCGGGTGTCCGCGGACAACCGCAAGCGGGTTTCGATGTAG
- a CDS encoding SDR family NAD(P)-dependent oxidoreductase: MNTPASSTPSTAPASNADAAVTGDRLQAALALLEAIIADRGVLDALPADERTRLLQAVALVHHPEPRARRRKSKDEARERALEKARATEALLDQTGIRTLRRKPVFSTPNYFPPQAPGLHDPHNRASDPVSHNESPELLHCYVCKQKYTRIHHFYDQLCPSCAELNFFKRTETTDLRGRVALLTGGRVKIGYQAGLKLLRAGATLIVTTRFPRDSAARYAAEPDFGDWGHRLEVFGLDLRHTPSVEAFCTQLLATRDRLDFIINNACQTVRRPPAFYAHMIAGETAALHAMPAHVRQLIGQYEGLRSADLVADASATALAGRHDVAGVAGLTRAAELSQVPLLADELLGQTHLFPEGRLDQDLQQVDLRGRNSWRLQMDEVPSVELLETQLVNAVAPFIINARLKPLMLRTPEGEQPTRDKHIVNVSAVEGQFYRNFKTTKHPHTNMAKAALNMMTRTAAADYHGDRIHMNSVDTGWVTDEDPAEIAARKIIEERFHPPLDIVDGAARIVDPIIHGMNTGEHVWGQFLKDYAPTDW, translated from the coding sequence TTGAACACCCCCGCTTCCTCTACCCCTTCCACCGCGCCGGCATCCAATGCCGATGCAGCCGTCACCGGCGATCGCCTGCAGGCCGCCCTGGCGCTGCTGGAAGCGATCATCGCCGACCGCGGCGTGCTCGATGCGCTGCCCGCGGACGAACGCACGCGCCTGCTGCAGGCGGTCGCGCTGGTCCATCATCCCGAGCCCCGGGCGCGGCGCCGCAAGTCCAAGGACGAGGCACGCGAACGCGCGCTGGAAAAAGCGCGCGCGACCGAGGCTCTGCTCGACCAGACCGGCATCCGCACCCTGCGCCGCAAGCCCGTGTTCTCCACGCCGAACTATTTCCCGCCGCAGGCGCCGGGCCTGCATGACCCGCACAACCGCGCGTCCGATCCGGTTTCGCACAACGAGTCGCCGGAGCTGCTGCACTGCTACGTCTGCAAGCAGAAGTACACCCGCATCCATCATTTCTACGACCAGCTGTGCCCGAGCTGCGCGGAGCTGAATTTCTTCAAGCGCACCGAGACCACCGACCTGCGCGGACGCGTCGCGCTGCTCACCGGCGGACGGGTCAAGATCGGCTACCAGGCCGGCCTGAAACTGCTGCGCGCGGGCGCGACCCTGATCGTGACCACGCGCTTCCCGCGCGACTCGGCTGCCCGTTATGCGGCCGAGCCGGATTTTGGCGACTGGGGCCACCGGCTGGAAGTGTTCGGCCTGGACCTGCGCCACACCCCCAGCGTGGAGGCCTTCTGCACGCAACTGCTGGCCACGCGCGACAGGCTGGACTTCATCATCAACAACGCCTGCCAGACCGTGCGCCGCCCGCCGGCGTTCTACGCGCACATGATTGCCGGCGAGACCGCCGCGCTGCACGCCATGCCGGCGCATGTGCGCCAGCTGATCGGCCAGTACGAAGGCCTGCGCAGTGCCGACCTGGTGGCCGATGCCAGTGCGACCGCCCTGGCCGGGCGCCATGACGTCGCCGGCGTCGCCGGCCTCACCCGCGCCGCCGAACTCTCGCAGGTCCCGCTGCTGGCCGACGAACTGCTCGGCCAGACCCACCTGTTCCCCGAGGGCCGGCTCGACCAGGACCTGCAGCAGGTCGACCTGCGCGGCCGCAATTCATGGCGCCTGCAGATGGACGAGGTGCCCTCGGTGGAATTGCTGGAAACGCAGCTGGTCAACGCGGTCGCGCCGTTCATCATCAACGCGCGCCTGAAACCACTGATGCTGCGCACGCCGGAGGGTGAACAACCCACGCGCGACAAGCACATCGTCAATGTCTCGGCGGTCGAAGGCCAGTTCTACCGCAACTTCAAGACCACCAAGCACCCGCACACCAACATGGCCAAGGCCGCGCTCAACATGATGACGCGCACCGCGGCCGCCGATTACCACGGCGACCGCATCCACATGAACAGTGTCGACACCGGCTGGGTGACCGACGAGGATCCGGCGGAGATCGCCGCGCGCAAGATCATCGAGGAGCGCTTCCATCCGCCGCTGGACATCGTCGATGGCGCCGCCCGCATTGTCGACCCGATCATCCACGGCATGAACACCGGCGAGCACGTGTGGGGCCAGTTCCTGAAGGACTACGCGCCGACGGACTGGTGA
- a CDS encoding S1 family peptidase encodes MRKFVSWAVRGLIVLSPLALAMTASAATPSGTVPNSLRAAMQRDLGLTSSQLTQYLKIERLAALQEKQLAQAQGRNFAGSWIERKANGSFQLVVATTSITPKKPAAGVEFRSTRHTLATLDASKAQLDAVLARGGKVPRGVYGWYVDMPTNSVVVSVGKGAQQAGINFVAASGADAQSVRLVTAEEQPRLRSTLQGGLGYLRNPGDGYLYACSIGFTVTQGSTPGYVSAGHCGDANEPVYLELSPQWTLGPKIGNFAASKFPNPGQTGNDYSWIRIDAGHTSLPAVYGWGKGDVTVRGSTEAAVGAAICRSGRTSGWRCGTIEAKNQTVSYSTGETILNLTRTTACSEGGDSGGSFITGPGQAQGVLSGGSGSCKGKQPNNRTRSFYQPLLPILQAYNLTLRTGT; translated from the coding sequence ATGCGCAAGTTCGTTTCCTGGGCCGTACGCGGCCTGATCGTGCTCTCGCCCCTCGCGCTCGCCATGACCGCTTCCGCGGCGACACCGTCCGGCACCGTCCCCAATTCGCTCCGCGCGGCCATGCAGCGTGACCTGGGCCTGACGTCTTCCCAGTTGACCCAGTACCTCAAGATCGAACGCCTCGCCGCGCTGCAGGAGAAGCAGCTGGCCCAGGCGCAGGGACGCAACTTCGCCGGCAGCTGGATCGAGCGCAAGGCCAATGGCAGCTTCCAGCTCGTCGTTGCGACCACCTCGATCACCCCGAAAAAGCCCGCGGCCGGCGTCGAGTTCCGCAGCACGCGCCACACGCTGGCCACGCTCGATGCCTCCAAGGCGCAACTCGACGCCGTACTGGCGCGCGGCGGCAAGGTGCCGCGCGGCGTATATGGCTGGTACGTGGACATGCCCACCAACAGCGTCGTGGTGAGTGTCGGCAAGGGCGCGCAGCAGGCCGGCATCAACTTCGTGGCCGCCAGCGGCGCCGATGCCCAGAGCGTGCGACTGGTGACGGCTGAAGAGCAGCCGCGCCTGCGCTCCACCCTGCAGGGCGGACTGGGCTACCTGCGCAACCCGGGCGACGGCTACCTGTATGCCTGCTCGATCGGCTTCACGGTCACCCAGGGCAGCACGCCGGGCTACGTCAGCGCCGGTCACTGCGGCGATGCCAACGAGCCGGTCTACCTGGAGCTGTCGCCGCAGTGGACGCTGGGACCGAAGATCGGCAACTTCGCCGCATCCAAGTTCCCCAATCCTGGCCAGACCGGCAACGACTACTCGTGGATCAGAATCGACGCGGGTCACACCTCGCTGCCGGCCGTGTACGGCTGGGGCAAGGGCGACGTCACCGTCAGGGGCAGTACCGAAGCGGCCGTCGGCGCGGCGATCTGCCGCTCCGGTCGCACCTCGGGCTGGCGCTGCGGCACGATCGAAGCCAAGAACCAGACCGTCAGCTACAGTACCGGTGAAACGATCCTCAACCTGACGCGCACCACTGCGTGTTCCGAAGGCGGCGACTCCGGCGGCTCGTTCATCACCGGTCCCGGCCAGGCGCAGGGCGTGCTGTCGGGCGGCAGCGGCAGCTGCAAGGGCAAGCAGCCCAACAATCGCACGCGCAGTTTCTATCAGCCGCTCCTGCCGATCCTGCAGGCATACAACCTCACCCTGCGCACGGGTACCTGA
- a CDS encoding dihydrofolate reductase family protein, giving the protein MRTLTIAAMISLDGVMQAPGGPGEDTSGGFAFGGWVVPYASEDDEIMGGALERPFDLVLGRRTYDIFAAYWPHVPKGAPHQHIADAFNGATKHVATHHPETLEWRNSRALGPDIAAAMRELKRTDGPDLLTQGSSELLHQLLATDLVDELRLLVYPVLLGRGKRLFDDGAQASAFRLAESKTSSKGVLVTRYVRDGDVRTGSFG; this is encoded by the coding sequence ATGAGAACGCTCACCATCGCCGCCATGATCAGTCTCGATGGCGTCATGCAGGCCCCCGGCGGCCCCGGGGAAGACACCAGCGGCGGCTTCGCCTTCGGTGGCTGGGTCGTGCCCTACGCCAGCGAAGACGACGAGATCATGGGCGGCGCGCTCGAGCGCCCGTTCGACCTGGTGCTCGGCCGCCGCACCTACGACATCTTCGCCGCCTACTGGCCGCACGTTCCCAAGGGCGCGCCGCACCAGCACATCGCCGACGCGTTCAACGGCGCCACCAAGCACGTGGCCACCCACCACCCCGAAACCCTGGAGTGGCGGAACAGCCGCGCGCTCGGCCCGGACATCGCCGCCGCCATGCGCGAGCTCAAGCGCACCGACGGCCCCGACCTGCTGACCCAGGGCAGCAGCGAGCTCCTGCACCAGCTGCTGGCCACGGACCTGGTCGACGAACTGCGCCTGCTGGTCTATCCCGTCCTGCTCGGCCGCGGCAAGCGCCTGTTCGACGACGGGGCACAGGCATCGGCTTTCCGGCTGGCGGAGTCGAAGACTTCGTCGAAGGGCGTGCTGGTGACCCGGTATGTGCGCGACGGGGACGTGCGGACGGGGTCGTTCGGGTAA
- a CDS encoding dihydrofolate reductase family protein, translating to MGKLIVEQIVSADGYAQDAQGGIGFFTSARELNDADPGQLRMLASVGAIVLGRVTYAMFTDYWPTPAAKAEPVAGPINALPKFVVSSTLRAAPWGADDAAELLRGDGVAAVRALRTRITGDLIVWGSLTLSDALLRAGEVDLLRLRTVPVLLGAGRSFTPADLGERRLELVESQAHAGGHVTSAYRPARQQSASA from the coding sequence ATGGGCAAGCTCATCGTGGAACAGATCGTCAGCGCCGACGGCTACGCCCAGGACGCACAGGGCGGGATCGGCTTCTTCACATCCGCCCGCGAGCTCAACGACGCGGACCCGGGACAATTGCGGATGCTGGCCAGCGTCGGCGCCATCGTGCTGGGCCGCGTGACCTACGCGATGTTCACCGACTACTGGCCCACGCCGGCGGCGAAAGCGGAGCCGGTAGCCGGCCCGATCAACGCCTTGCCGAAGTTCGTGGTCTCGTCCACGCTCCGCGCCGCGCCCTGGGGCGCGGACGATGCGGCCGAGCTCCTGCGGGGCGATGGCGTGGCCGCGGTACGCGCGTTGCGAACGCGCATCACCGGCGACCTGATCGTGTGGGGCAGCCTCACCCTCAGCGATGCCCTGCTCCGTGCAGGCGAAGTCGACCTGCTGCGGCTGCGCACCGTGCCGGTACTGCTTGGCGCCGGCCGCTCCTTCACTCCCGCCGACCTGGGCGAGCGCCGGCTGGAGCTGGTTGAATCGCAGGCCCACGCCGGAGGACATGTGACGTCGGCTTACCGGCCGGCGCGTCAGCAATCGGCGAGTGCCTAG
- a CDS encoding S8 family peptidase gives MSKSHKFQQRAFVTAIAVALVGFAGSAAAAGRVDTAGLRSADQTSFDRFIVKYRAGTPSAAQQKNLTSAGRDRAEAVSLNRLRTLSVGGEVIQASRGMDRVEAESLMRQIAADPNVEYVEVDRLMKPLMTPNDTHYGTYLWGLQSGTPGIKADQAWNTTNGNGVVVAVLDTGYTNHSDLVANILPGYDFISSKTVSGDGGGRDADAHDPGDYYRADNSSWHGTHVAGTIAAVGNNGAGVIGVAYGAKVVPVRVLGRGGGYTSDIVDGITWASGGTVAGAPANANPAEVINMSLGGAGACSSTYQNAINGAVGRGTTVVVAAGNDNADAAGFTPASCTNTVTVAATNKSGTRASYSNYGTKIDVAAPGGDSPDCTTLIVSTGNAGTSGPTTENYMCMAGTSMASPHVAGLVALMQAVRTTPLTPAQVETILKSTLRAFPGSNDKPIGSGIIDAAAAVSAAAAY, from the coding sequence ATGTCGAAGTCGCACAAGTTCCAGCAGCGCGCGTTCGTCACGGCCATTGCGGTCGCCCTGGTCGGATTCGCCGGTTCTGCCGCCGCTGCCGGCCGCGTGGATACCGCAGGCCTGCGGTCCGCGGATCAGACCAGCTTTGATCGTTTCATCGTCAAATATCGCGCCGGCACGCCGTCCGCGGCGCAGCAGAAGAACCTCACCAGCGCCGGCCGCGACCGTGCCGAGGCCGTTTCCCTCAATCGCCTGCGGACGCTGTCGGTCGGCGGCGAAGTCATCCAGGCCAGCCGCGGGATGGACCGCGTCGAGGCCGAAAGCCTGATGCGCCAGATCGCCGCGGACCCGAACGTCGAGTACGTCGAGGTCGACCGGCTGATGAAGCCGCTGATGACCCCGAACGACACCCACTACGGCACCTACCTGTGGGGCCTGCAGAGCGGTACCCCGGGCATCAAGGCCGATCAGGCCTGGAACACCACCAACGGCAACGGTGTGGTCGTGGCCGTGCTCGACACCGGCTACACCAACCACAGCGACCTGGTCGCCAACATCCTGCCGGGCTACGACTTCATCTCGAGCAAGACCGTCTCCGGTGACGGCGGTGGCCGCGATGCCGATGCGCACGACCCGGGCGACTACTACCGCGCCGACAACTCCAGCTGGCACGGCACGCACGTGGCCGGCACGATCGCCGCGGTGGGCAACAACGGCGCCGGCGTGATCGGCGTGGCCTACGGCGCCAAGGTCGTTCCGGTGCGCGTGCTCGGCCGTGGCGGCGGTTACACCTCCGACATCGTCGACGGCATCACCTGGGCGTCGGGCGGCACGGTGGCCGGCGCGCCGGCCAATGCCAACCCGGCCGAGGTGATCAACATGTCGCTGGGTGGCGCGGGTGCGTGTTCGAGCACCTACCAGAACGCGATCAACGGCGCCGTTGGCCGTGGCACCACCGTGGTGGTCGCCGCCGGCAACGACAACGCCGACGCCGCCGGCTTCACCCCGGCCAGCTGCACCAACACCGTCACGGTGGCCGCGACCAACAAGTCCGGCACGCGTGCCAGCTACTCCAACTACGGCACCAAGATCGACGTGGCCGCTCCGGGCGGCGACAGCCCGGACTGCACCACGCTGATCGTGTCCACCGGCAACGCGGGCACCAGCGGCCCGACCACCGAGAACTACATGTGCATGGCCGGTACCTCGATGGCCTCGCCGCACGTGGCGGGCCTGGTGGCGCTGATGCAGGCCGTGCGCACCACGCCGCTGACCCCGGCGCAGGTGGAGACGATCCTGAAGAGCACGCTGCGCGCCTTCCCGGGCAGCAACGACAAGCCCATCGGCAGCGGCATCATCGACGCGGCGGCAGCGGTCTCCGCGGCGGCGGCGTACTGA
- a CDS encoding Hint domain-containing protein, translated as MRIYQGAATLVALGLLSGPASADNNGGGLGFGVCKSGFADNTVVSTEGRGDVTIGQLKVNDRVWSFNEAVGKNGWSKVLRRVDAGPSYRILADFNEPGSTQVTRACWIIRPAT; from the coding sequence ATGCGTATCTACCAAGGGGCGGCCACGCTGGTCGCACTCGGCCTGCTTTCGGGGCCCGCCAGCGCGGACAACAACGGCGGCGGCCTGGGCTTTGGCGTCTGCAAGAGCGGCTTCGCGGACAACACCGTGGTGTCCACCGAGGGTCGCGGCGATGTCACCATCGGCCAGCTGAAGGTCAACGACCGCGTGTGGTCGTTCAACGAGGCCGTCGGCAAGAATGGCTGGAGCAAGGTATTGCGCCGCGTCGATGCCGGCCCGTCCTACCGGATCCTGGCGGATTTCAACGAGCCCGGATCGACACAGGTCACCAGGGCCTGCTGGATCATCCGACCGGCGACCTGA
- a CDS encoding GFA family protein: protein MEKFTGGCLCGDVRVEASGRPYRVGVCHCLDCRKQHGALFHASAVFPEQAVTIVGDTRDFGGRHFCPRCGSPVFARTADEIEVSLGSLDAPDQLRPSYELWTVRREAWLPPFPHTRLYERERDAAGRFEG, encoded by the coding sequence ATGGAAAAGTTCACGGGCGGTTGCCTGTGCGGCGACGTCCGGGTCGAGGCGTCGGGCCGTCCGTACCGGGTAGGTGTCTGTCACTGCCTGGACTGCCGCAAGCAGCATGGGGCGCTGTTCCATGCTTCGGCGGTGTTTCCCGAGCAGGCGGTGACGATAGTGGGCGACACGCGCGATTTTGGCGGCCGGCATTTCTGTCCTCGCTGCGGCTCGCCGGTGTTCGCGCGCACCGCGGACGAGATCGAGGTGAGCCTGGGATCCCTGGATGCCCCCGACCAGCTGCGGCCCAGCTATGAACTCTGGACGGTTCGCCGCGAGGCCTGGCTGCCGCCGTTTCCGCACACCCGGCTGTACGAGCGGGAACGTGATGCGGCGGGTCGCTTCGAAGGCTAG
- a CDS encoding ABC transporter ATP-binding protein codes for MLTIRNLSKTYANGVHALNDVSLDIPRGMFGLLGPNGAGKSSLMRTLATLQEADSGSVTLQGADGGTIDVLRDKDAVRRQLGYLPQDFGVYPKVSAEDLLEHFAVLKGLTARKQRREVVDGLLQQVNLWDARKRKLGTFSGGMRQRFGIAQALLGNPRLVIVDEPTAGLDPEERNRFLNLLAEIGENVAVILSTHIVEDVTDLCPTMAIMNKGQVLLTGKPNDAIAALAGQVWRKQVGKAELAEYESRHQVLSTRLIGGHPVINVFSHEKPDAGFEQVAPGLEDVYFQRLRQQARRPAASQPTPAAEAELA; via the coding sequence ATGCTCACCATCCGCAACCTCAGCAAGACCTACGCCAACGGCGTGCACGCGCTCAATGACGTCAGCCTCGACATCCCGCGGGGCATGTTCGGCCTGCTCGGTCCGAACGGCGCCGGCAAGTCGTCGCTGATGCGGACCCTCGCCACTCTGCAGGAGGCCGATTCCGGCAGCGTCACCCTGCAGGGCGCCGACGGCGGGACGATCGACGTGCTGCGCGACAAGGACGCGGTACGCCGCCAACTGGGTTACCTGCCGCAGGATTTCGGCGTGTACCCGAAGGTCAGCGCCGAGGACCTGCTCGAGCACTTCGCCGTGCTCAAGGGCCTCACCGCGCGCAAGCAGCGCCGCGAGGTGGTCGACGGCCTGCTCCAGCAGGTGAACCTGTGGGATGCCCGCAAGCGCAAGCTGGGGACGTTCTCCGGTGGCATGCGCCAGCGCTTCGGCATCGCCCAGGCCCTGCTGGGCAACCCGCGCCTGGTCATCGTCGACGAACCCACCGCGGGCCTGGATCCGGAGGAGCGCAACCGCTTCCTCAACCTGCTGGCCGAGATCGGCGAGAACGTCGCGGTCATCCTTTCCACGCACATCGTCGAAGACGTCACCGACCTGTGCCCGACCATGGCGATCATGAACAAGGGTCAGGTGCTGCTGACCGGCAAGCCCAACGATGCCATCGCCGCGCTCGCCGGGCAGGTCTGGCGCAAGCAGGTCGGCAAGGCGGAACTGGCGGAATACGAGTCACGGCACCAGGTGCTGTCCACGCGCCTGATCGGTGGGCATCCGGTCATCAACGTTTTCAGCCATGAGAAGCCGGACGCCGGCTTCGAGCAGGTCGCGCCTGGACTGGAGGACGTGTACTTCCAGCGCCTGCGCCAACAGGCCCGCCGCCCGGCCGCATCGCAGCCAACGCCCGCCGCCGAAGCCGAACTGGCCTGA